Proteins from a genomic interval of Halomonas alkaliantarctica:
- the rpoZ gene encoding DNA-directed RNA polymerase subunit omega, with the protein MARVTVEDCLENVENRFKLVMISTQRARQLARGSRDALLPWENDKPTVMALREIAAGLVDHTVLDEPVEAAVRPRPAMAPTHIDD; encoded by the coding sequence ATGGCTCGCGTAACCGTTGAAGATTGTCTTGAAAATGTTGAAAACCGTTTCAAGCTGGTGATGATTTCCACCCAGCGTGCTCGTCAGCTGGCGCGCGGCTCCCGCGATGCCCTGCTGCCCTGGGAAAACGACAAGCCTACGGTGATGGCGCTGCGTGAAATTGCCGCAGGCCTGGTCGATCACACCGTACTAGACGAACCCGTTGAAGCCGCTGTCCGTCCGCGCCCGGCTATGGCGCCTACTCATATCGACGACTAA
- the gmk gene encoding guanylate kinase, with protein MSQGTLFIVSAPSGAGKTSLVRELIESLDGIQVSVSHTTRAKREGEVNSVNYHFTDVAEFEAMIARGEFFEYAKVFDNYYGTSRQAVEVLLAAGQDVILEIDWQGAQQVREQMPDAVSIFILPPSREELERRLASRGTDEHAVIARRMRDAVSEMSHYHEYDYLVINDDFTTALQELQSLVISRRLSRPVMSERHAPLLAALLSQAPTVE; from the coding sequence ATGTCCCAAGGTACGCTGTTTATCGTTTCTGCCCCCTCAGGTGCTGGCAAGACTAGCTTGGTGCGCGAGCTAATCGAAAGCCTGGATGGGATTCAAGTGTCGGTGTCGCATACTACGCGTGCCAAGCGCGAGGGTGAGGTGAATAGCGTCAATTATCATTTCACCGATGTGGCCGAGTTTGAAGCGATGATCGCGCGGGGGGAGTTCTTTGAGTATGCCAAAGTATTTGATAATTACTACGGCACCTCGCGCCAAGCAGTAGAGGTATTGCTGGCAGCGGGGCAGGACGTCATTCTGGAAATCGACTGGCAGGGTGCTCAGCAGGTTCGTGAACAAATGCCTGATGCGGTGTCGATTTTTATTCTACCGCCCTCCCGCGAGGAGTTGGAGCGACGCCTTGCTAGCCGCGGCACCGACGAGCATGCGGTGATTGCCCGACGCATGCGCGATGCGGTGAGTGAAATGTCTCATTACCACGAATATGATTACCTCGTTATTAATGATGACTTCACCACGGCGCTGCAGGAGTTACAATCATTGGTGATCAGCCGTCGCTTAAGCCGCCCGGTAATGAGTGAGCGCCACGCGCCGCTGTTGGCTGCGCTCTTGTCACAGGCGCCTACGGTCGAGTAA
- a CDS encoding type II toxin-antitoxin system HipA family toxin encodes MLTIQAFHHGQWHDAAELVIEHPEKGRRGPARLGYITDYALEWLDRDDEHACSLRLPIELMNTHQSSGWFAFLDDIMPSGASRRYWVTQLGISALTEAEQDYALLAKGTIAPVGNLRIKEALPERPAGSTLEQQRFALRDVVDRDSDFLAYAQQMGAAGGGATGAGGEAPKLLLRCTPNDQVWIDTYQDDVTNTDQHYLVKFPRGQRTELDNNILRAEYHFYHELASLGVATIDTQGTRLIEGERYPSLWLPRFDVDYPAGTRTLYGLESVYSVMERQPGSFLNHFAVIETLVGLLSQQYRVCESGGHFDTARFVSEWVKRDLLNVAFANSDNHGRNTALLKTPQGIWLAPVYDFAPMKADSEGIIRTTTWGAPFEEGREFNWVAIAAHLNAYVPPEQLMTELKALGNQLVGLKERLAARGVPETLLASKAVGFDYLDDKLHRWGLV; translated from the coding sequence TTGCTAACCATCCAGGCATTTCATCATGGCCAGTGGCACGATGCCGCCGAGCTGGTGATTGAGCACCCAGAGAAAGGTCGCCGAGGGCCTGCTCGTTTGGGGTATATCACTGACTATGCGCTTGAGTGGCTGGATCGTGATGACGAGCATGCCTGTAGCCTGCGTTTACCTATTGAACTCATGAACACTCATCAGTCGTCAGGCTGGTTCGCATTTCTAGACGATATCATGCCTTCCGGGGCGAGCCGCCGTTACTGGGTCACGCAGTTGGGGATATCGGCGCTTACCGAGGCTGAACAGGATTACGCCTTATTGGCTAAAGGGACGATTGCACCGGTTGGCAATTTGCGCATCAAAGAGGCCCTTCCCGAGCGTCCAGCAGGCAGCACGCTTGAGCAGCAGCGTTTTGCCTTACGTGATGTTGTGGATCGAGATAGTGATTTTCTCGCCTATGCACAGCAGATGGGTGCCGCTGGGGGCGGCGCGACCGGGGCAGGTGGCGAAGCGCCGAAGCTATTGCTGCGCTGTACGCCTAATGATCAGGTTTGGATCGATACCTATCAGGATGACGTGACAAATACTGACCAGCACTATCTGGTGAAATTTCCTCGCGGACAGCGCACCGAGCTTGATAACAACATCCTTCGCGCGGAGTACCATTTCTATCATGAACTGGCGTCACTCGGCGTGGCGACCATCGACACGCAAGGAACGCGGTTAATAGAAGGTGAGCGCTACCCATCGCTCTGGTTGCCCCGCTTTGATGTTGATTACCCCGCAGGGACGCGAACGCTGTATGGGTTGGAGTCGGTTTATTCCGTAATGGAGCGTCAGCCGGGAAGTTTTTTAAACCATTTTGCCGTGATTGAGACACTGGTTGGCCTGTTGAGCCAGCAATACCGTGTTTGTGAGTCAGGAGGTCATTTTGATACGGCGCGTTTCGTGAGCGAGTGGGTGAAACGCGATCTGCTTAATGTCGCTTTTGCTAATAGCGATAACCATGGCCGCAATACGGCGTTGTTGAAAACGCCTCAGGGCATCTGGCTAGCGCCCGTCTATGACTTCGCACCGATGAAGGCTGATTCAGAAGGCATTATCCGTACCACCACCTGGGGAGCACCGTTTGAAGAGGGGCGTGAATTTAACTGGGTGGCTATTGCAGCGCACTTAAATGCCTATGTGCCACCTGAGCAGTTGATGACAGAGCTAAAAGCGCTAGGTAATCAATTAGTCGGCCTAAAAGAGCGGCTAGCGGCCCGGGGCGTACCAGAAACGTTATTGGCGTCAAAAGCAGTAGGGTTTGATTATCTGGACGATAAGCTGCATCGCTGGGGGCTGGTATGA
- a CDS encoding DNA-3-methyladenine glycosylase family protein — MTSNDSSLNTIELAMAALAKADPDIARALPLVGAPPPRERDKGFPTFFSTIVSQQLSTEAARAIMGRVNTLLPELHAQAVIDVEGQALRDAGLSWRKIEYAKGLAEAELAGTFSAEGLEQLSDDKAIAAITQLRGFGRWSAEIYLMFSLKRQDIFPADDLALRVALGRLKGMDNKPTPKQARQLVEHWAPWRSVGSLFLWHYYRGEPL; from the coding sequence ATGACTTCTAACGACTCATCCTTGAACACCATCGAGCTTGCCATGGCAGCACTTGCCAAAGCTGACCCGGATATCGCCCGTGCCCTGCCGCTAGTGGGGGCGCCTCCGCCTCGTGAGCGTGATAAAGGCTTCCCAACGTTCTTCTCCACCATCGTTAGCCAACAGCTATCCACCGAAGCCGCCCGCGCGATTATGGGCCGCGTCAATACACTGCTGCCTGAGCTGCACGCCCAGGCAGTGATAGATGTGGAGGGCCAAGCGCTGCGCGATGCGGGGCTTTCCTGGCGCAAGATCGAATACGCCAAAGGGCTGGCAGAAGCAGAGTTGGCAGGCACTTTTAGCGCCGAGGGGCTTGAACAGCTAAGCGATGATAAAGCCATTGCCGCGATTACCCAGCTACGCGGCTTTGGCCGTTGGAGCGCTGAGATCTACCTGATGTTTTCGCTGAAACGTCAGGACATTTTTCCCGCAGACGATTTAGCTCTGAGAGTTGCGCTGGGCCGCTTAAAAGGTATGGACAACAAGCCTACTCCGAAACAGGCGCGCCAGTTGGTAGAACACTGGGCGCCCTGGCGTAGCGTGGGCTCGCTGTTTTTGTGGCATTACTATCGCGGCGAGCCGCTCTAA
- a CDS encoding MFS transporter has protein sequence MQDSIPSSSQGLARNPRLAEFVLALGGFGIGTSEFVIMGLMNRVAGDLAVTVPQVGYAISSYALGVVVGAPLISALAARVPRRPLLIILMLVFAVGNIASAMAPGFWSFVGLRFLAGLPHGAYFGIAALVAAGAVPVDQRARAISRVMLGLTVAILIGAPLGTWTGNLLGWQIAFAGVGGIALLTALLIRFYVPVQPVDTQASPVRELSALLKQRVLVTLALACIGCGGMFAIFSYVMPTLTQQAGMSEALGPLVLVIFGLGSIAGNLIGGRMADKNLMRAIPTILLWCGVIQGLFYFAANNVWTGLLFVGLVGTSMALAPSLQTRLMDVAEDAQTMAASLNHAAFNGANALGAWLAGLAISAGFSWSSTGLVGAGLALCGLVIFAAGRWLEKRTYGVVAQRA, from the coding sequence ATGCAGGATTCGATACCATCGTCGTCTCAAGGGCTGGCGCGTAACCCGCGTTTGGCCGAGTTTGTGTTGGCGCTGGGCGGCTTTGGGATTGGCACCAGTGAGTTCGTCATTATGGGCTTGATGAACCGCGTGGCGGGTGATTTAGCCGTAACCGTGCCGCAAGTGGGTTACGCAATCAGCAGCTACGCGCTGGGCGTGGTAGTCGGCGCGCCGCTGATTTCCGCGTTAGCCGCGCGGGTGCCGAGGCGGCCACTGTTGATCATTTTGATGCTGGTGTTTGCGGTGGGCAATATTGCCAGCGCCATGGCACCGGGATTCTGGTCATTTGTGGGTCTGCGTTTTCTGGCTGGCTTACCGCATGGGGCCTATTTTGGCATCGCGGCGCTGGTAGCGGCGGGGGCGGTGCCGGTAGACCAACGAGCGCGGGCAATTTCGCGGGTAATGCTGGGCTTAACCGTGGCAATTTTGATTGGTGCGCCGCTGGGTACCTGGACGGGTAACCTGTTGGGCTGGCAGATCGCCTTTGCGGGTGTCGGCGGCATTGCGCTGCTCACTGCCCTGTTGATTCGGTTTTACGTACCAGTGCAGCCCGTCGATACCCAGGCGAGCCCTGTGCGTGAGCTGTCAGCGTTGCTTAAACAGCGGGTGTTGGTCACCCTGGCGCTTGCCTGCATCGGCTGTGGGGGCATGTTCGCCATTTTTAGCTATGTCATGCCGACATTAACCCAGCAGGCGGGCATGAGCGAAGCGCTGGGGCCGCTGGTGCTGGTGATCTTCGGCCTGGGCTCCATTGCCGGCAATTTAATCGGCGGGCGCATGGCGGATAAAAACCTGATGCGCGCAATACCCACCATCCTGCTGTGGTGCGGTGTGATTCAGGGGCTGTTTTACTTTGCGGCAAATAACGTTTGGACGGGGCTGCTGTTTGTTGGTCTGGTGGGCACTAGCATGGCGCTGGCGCCTTCTTTACAGACTCGCTTGATGGACGTAGCAGAGGATGCCCAAACCATGGCCGCCTCTTTGAACCACGCGGCCTTTAACGGTGCCAATGCCTTAGGGGCGTGGCTAGCAGGGCTGGCAATCAGTGCGGGCTTTAGCTGGTCGAGCACGGGCTTGGTCGGGGCGGGTTTGGCACTCTGCGGCTTGGTGATTTTTGCCGCTGGGCGCTGGCTGGAAAAGCGTACCTATGGCGTCGTAGCCCAGCGTGCATAG
- a CDS encoding extensin family protein, translating to MRSTLFILVLIALGVALQKGLIEIPRHWAPWAPLHIDDPITPVTQLKLSRLADDRAACLAALDTAPESELRYTPLADYAPTASCPLTNIVRIQSSDVVFNRSFVASCPMALAWVMYERHALQPAAEEIMGSRVSQVNHVGSFACRNVYGRETGRRSEHATAEALDVVGFQFENGQRITLINDWDDKGEEGEFLRAARDGACDTFGNVLGPDYNAAHADHFHMGMRGFRLCR from the coding sequence ATGCGCAGTACGCTGTTTATTTTAGTCTTGATTGCACTCGGCGTAGCCCTGCAAAAAGGCCTTATAGAGATTCCTCGCCACTGGGCGCCTTGGGCACCGCTGCATATTGACGACCCCATTACGCCGGTCACGCAACTCAAGCTAAGCCGCTTGGCGGATGACCGCGCCGCCTGTTTAGCGGCACTAGACACGGCGCCCGAAAGCGAGCTGCGCTACACGCCATTAGCCGATTACGCCCCGACAGCTAGCTGCCCGCTCACCAATATCGTGCGCATCCAGTCAAGCGATGTCGTGTTCAATCGGAGCTTCGTGGCGTCCTGTCCCATGGCGCTGGCGTGGGTTATGTATGAACGCCACGCGTTACAGCCTGCTGCCGAGGAGATTATGGGCAGCCGGGTGAGCCAGGTTAATCATGTGGGTAGCTTTGCCTGCCGTAATGTTTATGGCCGCGAAACGGGCAGGCGCAGCGAACACGCCACCGCCGAAGCGCTGGATGTGGTGGGATTTCAATTTGAGAACGGTCAGCGCATCACGCTGATCAATGACTGGGATGATAAAGGCGAGGAGGGTGAGTTTTTACGCGCTGCCCGTGATGGCGCCTGCGATACTTTCGGAAATGTACTAGGCCCCGATTATAACGCCGCGCATGCCGATCACTTTCATATGGGCATGCGCGGATTTAGGCTGTGTCGCTAA
- a CDS encoding helix-turn-helix transcriptional regulator translates to MKRKDLSSIEREALLMELLTRLLREEISSGQVLRQLRRDVLGMSQTQYAELVGISRRSLSDLEADKASPTLALLNQVLRPLGLQTGLVPRNRGLRERLLTVDKSST, encoded by the coding sequence ATGAAACGCAAAGATCTCTCTAGCATTGAGCGCGAGGCGCTACTGATGGAACTACTGACCCGGCTATTGCGTGAGGAGATCAGCTCAGGGCAGGTGCTGCGTCAACTACGCCGCGATGTGTTGGGAATGTCGCAGACACAATATGCCGAGCTGGTGGGCATCAGCCGTCGCTCCTTGTCTGATTTGGAAGCCGACAAAGCAAGCCCTACATTGGCACTGCTTAACCAAGTATTACGCCCGTTAGGGCTGCAAACGGGATTGGTGCCGCGTAACCGTGGGCTGCGTGAACGCTTACTGACTGTGGATAAATCGAGCACTTGA